A window of the Desulfobacula toluolica Tol2 genome harbors these coding sequences:
- a CDS encoding DUF4145 domain-containing protein — translation MSEKSRNLPDKKRIYCNSCENETNHILKGEHSSRFYEEDDGRLLYWEDIIYRFWICAGCDQGTLEYCYTMDNMVDQYDNQIYDYTYHPSRKQQHIPLKSFRNLPKKLNGLYKESIDAYNNKLLILCAGGLRALIEGICVDKKISGSNLLKKIDALTSILPKNIVENLHSFRFMGNEALHELNPPNRRNLKLAIEVSEDLMNFLYELDYKASQLKKEQSKKVT, via the coding sequence ATGTCAGAAAAATCAAGAAATCTACCTGATAAAAAAAGAATATATTGCAATAGTTGTGAGAATGAGACAAACCATATTTTAAAAGGTGAGCATTCTTCGAGATTCTATGAAGAAGATGACGGTCGCCTTCTTTATTGGGAAGATATTATTTATAGGTTTTGGATTTGTGCTGGATGTGATCAGGGAACTTTGGAGTATTGCTACACAATGGATAACATGGTTGACCAATATGACAATCAAATATATGACTACACATACCATCCTTCACGAAAACAACAACATATTCCGCTAAAAAGTTTTCGTAATCTTCCCAAAAAACTTAATGGCCTGTATAAAGAATCCATTGATGCATATAATAATAAATTGCTTATTCTTTGCGCAGGTGGATTGAGAGCTTTGATCGAAGGTATTTGTGTCGATAAAAAAATCTCGGGATCAAATTTGCTAAAAAAAATTGATGCATTGACATCGATTTTGCCGAAAAATATAGTTGAAAATTTACATAGCTTTCGATTCATGGGAAATGAAGCTCTCCATGAATTGAACCCACCAAATCGGCGAAATCTAAAGCTTGCCATTGAAGTAAGTGAAGATTTAATGAATTTTTTGTATGAGCTTGATTACAAGGCTAGTCAACTAAAAAAGGAACAAAGTAAAAAAGTAACATAA
- a CDS encoding PAS domain-containing sensor histidine kinase produces the protein MKFGIRKKFLTGFLMLSLLPLIALSFYIRAHIDSVFNTLLERNRTALTKNSMSLLEARAQAIAAQVEQLLSACVDDLRMLATLPADPSIYLDFEGIHQRKIWYLSRTGREMREEKPLYREVTFIDAQGVVEIQVENRRLASPGQKVSTVFNTDFGLEDYFSLGLALKDNEIYVSRLTGYHISRNEQLNGAANVEEASGGRTYEGIIRFAAKKMDKGICQGVVSLALDHRHLMEFTQHVLPFGNGEVLFPNYESGNYAFMFDDEGWIITHPKLWDIRGFDAKGNLIDPTSDAYGEENLTKGRFPFNLLHVPFVHENYHHIAQQVIAGNSGVKETASVKGVSRVLAYAPVIFNHGVYEKNGCFGGVTLGAQTDEFHRSVAQTSAEIDFMIKRLSGKAILLILFIGVLVAAIALFLAKNFTTPIVRLTEKVNEISSGNYDVNIEIKSRDELEILGGQFTKMGSRLKQHEQNLVRSLDELRQHVDLLKSIHAGMLSSLVVFNRNGKILSANPRAFDFFNLSQEEMLKSDIQTLLAPYPELMALTQKNLKDKEIHGESLEVKLPGGKQMYLETSISNIRGEMEKSDPSTLLIFRDVTRRKKMERHIRRSDKLVSLGILAAGIAHEIRNPLTGITLMLDDLHDRIANRTNDRLLIQQALEEIEKLENIVIRLLEFASRPGHAPVLEDINRVVADTLFFVKKQCKQKGVTLRSKTTPGLPRIPIDRERIQQALLNIVLNALNALEKSREKDSGREDEILISTCLVNTSEEKIVVLSIRDNGPGIAEEDMDAIFDPFFSHNADGFGLGLSITHTIMEEHGGTITVENKPGGGACFQLHLPVVQ, from the coding sequence ATGAAATTTGGTATTCGTAAAAAATTTTTAACCGGTTTTCTGATGCTCTCCCTTCTCCCCCTGATAGCGTTGAGCTTCTATATCCGGGCTCACATTGATTCTGTTTTCAATACGCTTTTGGAGCGTAACCGCACCGCCCTGACAAAAAATTCAATGTCCCTGCTTGAAGCCCGGGCCCAGGCCATTGCAGCCCAGGTGGAACAATTATTGTCTGCCTGTGTTGATGATTTAAGGATGCTTGCCACCCTTCCTGCCGACCCATCCATTTATCTTGATTTTGAAGGCATTCACCAGAGAAAAATATGGTATCTGTCCCGGACCGGCCGGGAAATGAGAGAAGAGAAACCCCTTTACCGTGAAGTGACCTTTATCGATGCTCAGGGTGTGGTAGAGATCCAGGTTGAAAATAGACGGCTTGCCTCCCCGGGACAAAAGGTCTCCACTGTTTTCAACACTGATTTCGGTCTGGAAGATTATTTCAGCCTGGGCCTGGCCCTTAAGGATAATGAAATTTATGTCTCCCGTTTAACAGGGTATCACATCAGCAGGAATGAACAGCTCAATGGGGCTGCCAATGTGGAAGAGGCATCAGGTGGAAGGACTTATGAGGGAATCATTCGATTTGCCGCAAAAAAAATGGACAAAGGCATCTGCCAGGGCGTTGTCTCCCTGGCTCTGGATCACCGACACCTGATGGAATTTACCCAGCATGTTCTTCCCTTTGGCAACGGGGAAGTCCTTTTTCCAAACTATGAAAGCGGCAATTATGCTTTTATGTTTGACGATGAAGGCTGGATTATCACCCACCCGAAGCTCTGGGATATACGAGGCTTTGATGCCAAAGGAAACCTGATTGATCCGACATCAGATGCCTATGGTGAAGAAAATCTAACGAAAGGACGGTTTCCCTTTAACCTGCTCCATGTGCCGTTTGTACATGAAAACTACCATCATATTGCCCAACAGGTGATTGCGGGAAATTCAGGTGTTAAGGAGACTGCCAGTGTCAAGGGAGTCTCCCGGGTGCTTGCCTATGCACCAGTGATATTCAACCATGGGGTGTATGAAAAGAACGGATGCTTTGGCGGGGTGACCCTGGGGGCGCAGACCGATGAATTTCACCGGTCGGTGGCGCAGACATCGGCTGAGATTGATTTCATGATTAAACGGTTGTCCGGCAAAGCCATCCTGCTTATTCTTTTTATCGGTGTTCTGGTTGCCGCCATTGCACTGTTTCTGGCCAAAAATTTTACCACCCCCATTGTCCGGTTGACGGAAAAGGTCAATGAAATCAGTTCCGGAAATTATGATGTAAATATTGAAATCAAAAGCAGGGATGAACTGGAAATTCTGGGCGGGCAATTTACAAAAATGGGAAGCCGTCTCAAACAGCATGAACAGAACCTTGTCCGATCCCTGGATGAACTCAGACAGCATGTGGATCTGCTCAAGAGCATCCATGCCGGCATGCTGAGCAGTCTTGTTGTTTTTAACAGGAACGGAAAGATTCTTTCTGCCAACCCCCGTGCATTTGATTTTTTCAATCTGTCCCAGGAAGAAATGCTGAAAAGTGATATTCAGACCCTTCTAGCACCTTATCCCGAGTTGATGGCCCTGACACAAAAGAATCTCAAGGACAAGGAAATCCATGGGGAATCCCTGGAGGTTAAGCTGCCCGGAGGAAAACAGATGTATCTGGAAACCTCCATCTCCAATATCCGGGGAGAGATGGAGAAAAGTGATCCGTCAACACTGTTAATCTTCCGGGATGTGACCAGGAGAAAAAAGATGGAGAGACATATCCGCCGCTCCGACAAACTGGTTTCTTTGGGCATTCTGGCCGCCGGCATTGCCCATGAAATCCGAAATCCCCTGACCGGCATCACCCTGATGCTGGATGATCTCCATGACCGAATTGCCAACCGCACCAATGACAGACTGCTCATCCAGCAGGCGCTGGAAGAAATAGAAAAACTTGAGAATATTGTCATACGACTGCTGGAGTTTGCCTCAAGACCCGGTCATGCGCCGGTATTGGAAGATATCAACCGGGTGGTGGCGGACACCCTGTTTTTTGTCAAAAAACAATGCAAGCAAAAGGGGGTTACCCTTCGAAGTAAAACCACACCCGGGCTTCCCCGTATTCCCATTGACCGGGAGCGTATCCAGCAGGCCCTGTTGAATATTGTTCTCAATGCCTTGAATGCACTGGAAAAGTCCAGGGAAAAAGACTCCGGCCGGGAGGATGAAATTCTTATATCCACCTGCCTTGTTAACACATCGGAAGAAAAAATAGTCGTACTTTCCATCCGGGACAACGGACCTGGAATTGCCGAAGAGGATATGGATGCCATATTTGACCCTTTTTTCAGTCATAATGCCGACGGATTCGGTCTGGGGCTATCCATCACCCATACCATCATGGAAGAGCATGGCGGCACAATTACGGTTGAAAATAAACCCGGCGGCGGTGCCTGCTTTCAGCTCCATCTGCCGGTCGTACAATAA
- a CDS encoding sigma-54-dependent transcriptional regulator codes for MKNVLVVDDEEIIRENLFRILTEEQYAVSTVATGKAGLDFIRQNEVDVVLLDLNLPDIHGIEVLKKARDLDPELLVIIITGYASIESAVDALKLGAYDYIKKPFKADAIKLILRLAMETRQLKKQVGVLKKSLNLPDKTDVVAQSPQMKIILTQAREVARHEGANVLITGESGTGKEVVAQAIHQASPRRDMPLVIINCAALPENLLESELFGHEKGAFTDAVKQNKGFFEMAQGGTVFLDEIGEMPVQLQAKLLGVLERKSFRRIGGRRDIKTDVKMIAATNIDFKQAIAKKKFREDLYYRLSVFPIHIPPLRERTEDIVALAKIFLNKFTKQFHKRFQDMEADVKEKLMQYRWPGNVRELRNVFERICIMHNDIALKRSHLPPEIEDAINKKTSNSDAFLEIPEDLYDIESVLEEVTARLITRALKKCQGNTTKAAKLLGIPRGTLRYKISKLKIM; via the coding sequence ATGAAAAATGTTCTTGTTGTGGATGATGAAGAGATCATCAGGGAAAATCTGTTCCGTATTCTCACCGAGGAACAATATGCGGTTTCCACGGTGGCCACCGGTAAAGCGGGACTTGATTTTATCAGGCAAAATGAGGTGGATGTGGTGCTGTTGGATCTCAATCTCCCTGATATCCATGGCATTGAAGTACTGAAAAAGGCACGGGACCTGGACCCGGAACTTCTGGTAATCATCATCACCGGGTACGCCTCCATAGAATCGGCTGTGGATGCTTTGAAGCTCGGGGCCTATGATTACATCAAAAAGCCCTTTAAAGCCGATGCCATCAAACTGATTCTCCGCCTTGCCATGGAGACCCGCCAGCTGAAAAAGCAGGTGGGTGTTCTGAAAAAAAGTCTCAATCTTCCCGATAAAACGGATGTTGTTGCACAAAGTCCCCAGATGAAGATCATTCTGACCCAGGCCCGGGAAGTGGCCCGGCATGAAGGAGCAAATGTTCTTATCACAGGAGAGAGCGGCACGGGCAAAGAAGTGGTAGCCCAGGCCATTCATCAGGCAAGCCCCCGCCGTGACATGCCCCTGGTAATTATCAATTGCGCGGCGCTTCCTGAAAATCTTCTGGAGAGTGAACTTTTCGGACATGAAAAGGGAGCTTTCACAGATGCGGTAAAGCAGAACAAAGGTTTTTTTGAAATGGCCCAGGGAGGAACGGTTTTTCTGGATGAAATCGGGGAAATGCCGGTTCAACTCCAGGCAAAACTTTTGGGGGTGCTGGAACGTAAAAGTTTCAGAAGAATCGGAGGAAGGCGTGATATTAAGACCGATGTGAAGATGATTGCTGCCACCAACATTGATTTCAAACAGGCCATTGCGAAAAAAAAATTCCGGGAAGACCTTTATTACAGGCTCAGTGTTTTTCCGATACATATCCCCCCCTTAAGGGAGAGGACTGAAGATATTGTGGCCCTGGCCAAAATATTTTTAAACAAATTCACAAAACAGTTTCACAAAAGATTCCAAGATATGGAGGCGGATGTAAAGGAGAAGCTCATGCAATACAGGTGGCCCGGAAATGTAAGAGAGTTGAGGAACGTCTTTGAGCGAATCTGCATCATGCACAACGATATCGCCTTGAAACGTTCACATCTTCCCCCAGAAATTGAGGATGCCATCAACAAAAAAACATCGAATTCAGATGCGTTTCTGGAAATTCCGGAAGATCTCTATGACATCGAATCGGTGCTGGAGGAGGTGACTGCCCGCCTGATCACCCGAGCCTTGAAAAAGTGTCAGGGAAACACCACCAAGGCAGCAAAACTTCTGGGTATCCCCCGTGGGACATTACGCTATAAGATCAGCAAATTAAAAATAATGTGA